The Parafrankia irregularis genome contains a region encoding:
- a CDS encoding malic enzyme-like protein, which translates to MTPHGSAAVSAAFGVAVYVSTQARPAVDAVLSRNPGMAVIQADEPGPDGCRRIIVDADSGPTLSWLVEALRETLGADLLRTEDPVFTVASTGKLGQQLRASTATGRDLALLDADADRRVIRHLVAHPGQVDRFSGRARRVALLSDASAVLDFESLPAEAALPAVESQAAHLHRETGLDVVPIPLSACGPGELAAMIRMMAPGFGASVLVHTHVRHIDAVRATLRAAPAPQPASHPVLLDAINDGLAVAAVAAALNHLRRRGVDPRHARVAVVDPQRGGDLAGLLLAAGIHDLLLYDPVAYGVTLLHELAGRLDLLVDLIGLAAPPKGPTLLRVRPESPPLLPQATDGPRPLHALPGLLRAAVTAHCPINMAARVAAVHAIAAQAPFGALLPRPDHPQLAPAVADAALPALTDTDSDTAT; encoded by the coding sequence ATGACGCCCCACGGGTCGGCCGCCGTCAGTGCGGCGTTCGGTGTCGCGGTGTACGTGTCCACGCAGGCGCGGCCGGCGGTGGATGCGGTTCTCTCCCGAAACCCGGGCATGGCGGTCATCCAGGCGGACGAGCCCGGCCCGGACGGCTGCCGGCGGATCATCGTGGACGCCGACAGCGGGCCGACACTGTCCTGGCTGGTGGAGGCCCTCCGGGAAACGCTGGGCGCTGACCTGCTCCGGACCGAGGACCCGGTGTTCACGGTCGCCTCGACGGGGAAGCTGGGCCAGCAGCTGCGGGCGTCGACCGCGACCGGGCGGGACCTGGCGTTGCTGGATGCCGACGCGGACCGCCGGGTGATCCGTCATCTGGTCGCCCATCCGGGGCAGGTCGACAGGTTCAGCGGCCGGGCCCGCCGAGTCGCGCTGCTCAGTGACGCCAGCGCGGTGCTGGACTTCGAGTCGTTGCCAGCGGAGGCGGCGCTGCCAGCCGTCGAGTCGCAGGCAGCCCACCTGCACCGGGAGACCGGTCTGGACGTGGTGCCGATTCCGCTGTCGGCCTGTGGCCCGGGCGAACTCGCCGCGATGATCCGCATGATGGCGCCGGGGTTCGGTGCGTCGGTGCTGGTCCACACGCACGTCCGGCACATCGACGCCGTCCGCGCCACGCTGCGGGCCGCGCCCGCACCGCAACCCGCATCGCACCCGGTGCTGCTGGACGCGATCAACGACGGTCTCGCCGTGGCGGCCGTGGCGGCCGCTCTGAACCATCTGCGGCGCCGGGGTGTCGACCCCCGCCACGCCCGGGTGGCAGTCGTCGATCCGCAGCGCGGCGGGGATCTCGCCGGTCTCCTGCTGGCCGCCGGGATCCACGACCTGCTGCTGTACGACCCGGTCGCCTACGGGGTGACGCTGCTGCACGAGCTCGCGGGCCGTCTCGATCTCCTCGTCGACCTGATCGGCCTGGCTGCGCCGCCGAAAGGCCCCACGCTGCTGCGGGTCCGTCCCGAATCACCGCCCCTGCTCCCGCAGGCGACCGACGGGCCGCGGCCCCTGCACGCGCTGCCCGGACTGCTGCGCGCCGCGGTCACCGCCCACTGCCCGATCAACATGGCCGCCCGGGTCGCCGCGGTCCACGCCATCGCCGCCCAGGCCCCCTTCGGCGCGCTGCTCCCGCGGCCGGACCACCCCCAGCTCGCCCCCGCCGTCGCCGACGCCGCCCTGCCAGCACTCACCGACACCGATTCCGATACCGCTACCTGA
- a CDS encoding NADP-dependent oxidoreductase, producing the protein MKTILVHRPGPPRELQLADVGRPEPGPGEVLVRVHAAGVNPPDWYARSGLASIPAELRPVVPFPFTPGTDVSGVVTATGPGVTAWAVGDEVFGLLRFPTEIGASKGYAEYTTAPATELARKPAGVSHIEAAAVPMAGLTAWQFIRDHARVTPGSTVLVNGAAGGVGHLLVQFLRVLGARVIAVASTRHEEFLRGLGVDEYIDYTTTQATDVVKDVDVLFDTVGGPNAHRLTPAIRDGGVLSPVFYGDFGEEELARRGVLIRSGQVRSAGDQLAEIAALLESGAVRAGIDSVFPLAEAWRAHERAEQGHIQGKIVLAVAE; encoded by the coding sequence ATGAAAACCATCCTCGTGCACCGCCCCGGCCCGCCCCGCGAGCTCCAGCTCGCCGACGTCGGCCGTCCAGAGCCCGGCCCGGGTGAGGTCCTCGTGCGGGTGCACGCCGCCGGGGTGAACCCGCCGGACTGGTACGCGCGGTCCGGGCTCGCCTCGATCCCCGCGGAACTCCGACCAGTCGTCCCTTTCCCGTTCACGCCAGGGACGGACGTGTCCGGCGTCGTCACGGCCACCGGGCCCGGCGTCACCGCCTGGGCGGTGGGGGACGAGGTCTTCGGGCTGCTTCGCTTCCCCACCGAGATAGGCGCGTCGAAAGGCTACGCCGAGTACACGACCGCACCGGCCACGGAGCTCGCGCGCAAGCCGGCCGGAGTCAGTCACATCGAGGCCGCGGCTGTCCCGATGGCGGGCCTCACGGCCTGGCAGTTCATCCGGGACCATGCTCGTGTGACCCCCGGGAGCACCGTGCTGGTCAACGGCGCCGCCGGGGGCGTCGGGCACCTCCTCGTCCAGTTCCTGCGCGTTCTCGGCGCCCGGGTGATCGCCGTCGCGTCGACGCGGCACGAGGAGTTCCTGCGTGGGCTGGGTGTCGACGAGTACATCGACTACACGACAACCCAGGCCACGGACGTCGTGAAGGATGTCGACGTCCTGTTCGACACCGTCGGAGGGCCGAACGCCCACCGCCTCACCCCTGCGATCAGGGACGGTGGCGTGCTCAGCCCGGTGTTCTACGGCGACTTCGGCGAGGAGGAGCTGGCCCGGCGCGGCGTCCTGATTCGCAGCGGCCAGGTCCGCTCCGCCGGTGACCAGCTGGCTGAGATCGCCGCACTCCTCGAATCCGGTGCCGTGCGGGCCGGTATCGACAGCGTCTTCCCGCTCGCCGAAGCCTGGCGGGCACACGAGCGGGCCGAGCAGGGCCACATCCAGGGGAAGATCGTCCTGGCGGTGGCCGAGTAA
- a CDS encoding TetR/AcrR family transcriptional regulator has product MSAGPDSPGHRDRRADARRNYDHILATAAVVLAEQGVQASLRDVARRADVGLGTLYRHFPTREALLETLLRQGFERLVELAGSLRATHPPEQALTRWLHELAAGASVYRGLPASLVATLQDPTSALFASCSALQNAGAGLVENAQQAGAVRADITGPDVFALVGAVASMAEHSAFRGRTALLLDVVIDGLKRPAGG; this is encoded by the coding sequence GTGAGCGCTGGACCGGACTCGCCCGGTCACCGCGACCGGCGCGCGGATGCCCGTCGCAACTACGACCACATCCTCGCCACCGCGGCGGTCGTGCTGGCGGAGCAGGGCGTGCAGGCGTCCCTACGCGACGTCGCCCGCCGCGCCGACGTCGGTCTGGGCACCCTCTATCGGCATTTCCCGACCCGCGAGGCGCTCCTGGAGACGCTGCTGCGCCAGGGTTTCGAACGGCTCGTCGAGCTCGCCGGCAGCCTGCGCGCGACCCACCCACCCGAACAGGCCCTCACCAGATGGCTCCACGAGCTCGCCGCCGGCGCCAGCGTCTACCGCGGTCTACCGGCCTCGCTGGTCGCGACCCTGCAGGACCCGACATCGGCGCTTTTCGCGTCCTGCTCCGCGCTGCAGAACGCGGGCGCCGGCCTGGTCGAGAACGCCCAGCAGGCCGGCGCCGTCCGGGCTGACATCACCGGCCCGGACGTCTTCGCGCTCGTGGGAGCGGTCGCGTCGATGGCCGAACACTCCGCCTTCCGGGGCCGCACCGCCCTTCTGCTCGACGTCGTCATCGACGGGCTGAAGAGACCGGCGGGTGGCTAG
- a CDS encoding WD40 repeat domain-containing protein, whose translation MALTPDGTQAVGGCADGTVRVWDLATAREQACLYPAGHAESTEGTENAENAEGSGRAPGLTAMTSLVLAADGRQGVSGGYDGLVRVWDLAGSREQACLSGHHGAVQAVALTPDGRQVVSGGADGVVRLWDLADGTERAALTGHTGEVSTVASTPDGRRVVTGGGDGMLRIWERETGEEQAHIRPGETPATSQAPFVGPDRMSALAVAPDGRWAASGDPSGALRIWDLAGGRRLGCLTSDGVPVWAVAVTPDGRRIVTGHGDGTVRLWERDREQDRDAGRDRQVAREHTRRRRRRALWERLFPGREMAVTALAVTPDGQRIVCGDLDGTIWVAGLDGDRQRQLGRHRHWASAVAVTPDGRQAVSGGGDGTVRLWDLIRSREQARLTGHVGDVRAVAVSPDGSEIVSCGGAGGAAARGLGGDGTIRIWDRASGRQLACLTGHTRGVAGVAITPDGTEIVSVSEDHTIRVWDRRGLRQVRGGAPGDHSAAASHPPVSSARR comes from the coding sequence TTGGCGCTGACACCGGATGGCACCCAGGCGGTCGGCGGATGCGCCGACGGAACGGTGCGGGTCTGGGACCTGGCCACCGCCCGCGAACAGGCCTGCCTGTATCCCGCCGGGCACGCGGAGAGCACTGAGGGCACGGAGAACGCGGAGAACGCGGAGGGTTCCGGCCGGGCGCCGGGGCTGACGGCGATGACGTCGTTGGTGCTCGCGGCGGACGGCAGGCAGGGCGTCAGCGGCGGCTACGACGGGCTGGTCCGGGTCTGGGACCTCGCCGGCAGCCGGGAGCAGGCCTGCCTGAGCGGCCACCATGGCGCGGTCCAGGCCGTGGCCCTCACCCCGGACGGCCGGCAGGTCGTCAGCGGGGGCGCGGACGGGGTGGTGCGGCTGTGGGACCTCGCCGACGGCACGGAGCGGGCGGCCCTGACCGGCCACACCGGTGAGGTGTCGACGGTCGCGTCAACGCCGGATGGCAGACGGGTCGTGACCGGCGGTGGCGACGGCATGCTGCGGATCTGGGAACGGGAGACCGGCGAGGAGCAGGCCCATATCCGTCCGGGGGAGACACCAGCGACATCACAGGCGCCTTTCGTCGGACCTGACCGGATGTCGGCGCTGGCCGTGGCGCCGGACGGCCGGTGGGCCGCCAGCGGCGACCCCTCCGGGGCGCTGCGGATCTGGGATCTCGCCGGCGGCCGCCGCCTCGGGTGCCTGACCAGCGACGGCGTCCCGGTGTGGGCAGTCGCCGTCACTCCCGATGGCCGACGGATCGTGACCGGCCACGGCGACGGCACGGTCCGGCTCTGGGAGCGGGACCGTGAGCAGGACCGGGATGCCGGCAGGGATCGGCAGGTCGCTCGAGAACACACCCGTCGTAGACGTCGACGAGCGCTCTGGGAGCGGCTGTTTCCGGGCCGGGAGATGGCGGTGACCGCGCTGGCCGTGACCCCGGACGGCCAGCGGATCGTCTGCGGCGATCTGGACGGAACCATCTGGGTGGCGGGCCTCGACGGCGACCGGCAGCGTCAGCTTGGGCGGCACCGACACTGGGCGTCCGCGGTGGCCGTCACTCCGGACGGCCGTCAGGCGGTCAGCGGTGGCGGCGACGGGACGGTGCGGCTGTGGGACCTGATCCGTAGCCGTGAACAGGCCCGTCTCACCGGCCATGTCGGCGATGTGCGGGCGGTGGCGGTAAGCCCGGACGGATCGGAGATCGTCAGCTGCGGCGGCGCCGGCGGCGCGGCGGCGCGAGGGCTGGGCGGCGACGGGACGATCCGGATCTGGGACCGCGCCAGTGGCCGACAACTGGCCTGCCTCACCGGCCACACCCGCGGGGTCGCGGGTGTGGCCATCACCCCGGACGGCACCGAGATCGTCAGCGTCAGCGAGGACCACACGATCCGGGTCTGGGACCGGCGCGGTCTGCGGCAGGTCCGAGGCGGCGCCCCCGGTGATCACTCGGCCGCGGCTAGCCACCCGCCGGTCTCTTCAGCCCGTCGATGA
- a CDS encoding ABC transporter permease, translating into MTLQPVLYSEWTKIWSVRSLVSSLALSVVMLMGFGAFACGAYGDAEAAAADYDPLAIGFWGLNFAQISLAVFAMLSLGGEYEKGTITTSLTAVPHRTRFYLGKLTANAGLALTVALPAAPLTFFLTQGLLGEHGVSLGDPGTVRAVICLILYFPLLTLLCMGLAAMTRSLAATLGLLLPFLFLLSPLSMEVPGLRKVTQFLPDRAGLYAILTSRADPDVLYSPWLGLPIMSAWVAIAVFGGWRALHRRDA; encoded by the coding sequence ATGACCCTGCAGCCGGTGCTGTACTCGGAATGGACCAAGATCTGGTCCGTACGGTCACTCGTCTCGTCCCTGGCGCTGTCCGTTGTGATGCTCATGGGGTTCGGTGCGTTCGCGTGCGGGGCTTACGGCGATGCCGAGGCTGCCGCAGCGGACTACGACCCGCTGGCGATTGGTTTCTGGGGCCTGAACTTCGCCCAGATCTCGTTGGCTGTCTTCGCGATGCTGTCCCTCGGCGGCGAATACGAGAAGGGCACCATCACCACCTCGCTTACGGCCGTTCCCCACCGAACCCGCTTCTACCTGGGCAAGCTGACGGCCAACGCCGGCCTGGCGCTGACAGTCGCCCTCCCGGCCGCGCCGCTGACGTTCTTCCTGACCCAGGGGCTGCTCGGCGAGCACGGCGTTTCCCTCGGCGATCCCGGCACGGTGCGCGCCGTGATCTGTCTGATCCTCTACTTTCCGCTGCTGACTCTGCTGTGCATGGGTCTGGCCGCGATGACCCGTTCCCTGGCGGCGACGCTGGGCCTGCTCCTGCCGTTCCTCTTCCTGCTGTCCCCGTTGAGCATGGAGGTCCCCGGCCTGCGGAAGGTCACCCAGTTCCTGCCGGACCGGGCCGGGCTGTACGCGATCCTGACCTCGCGGGCGGACCCTGATGTCCTCTACAGCCCATGGCTGGGCCTGCCGATCATGAGCGCCTGGGTCGCGATCGCGGTCTTCGGTGGCTGGCGGGCGCTACACCGCCGCGACGCCTGA
- a CDS encoding WD40 repeat domain-containing protein, producing the protein MTVAPFWGHAGAVSAVAVTPDGRSVVSGGADDGTVRIWDRSTGRERLRLTTGASRVMALAVTPDGQQVVSGDDGGAVRIWDLDTGRQRASFTHWLEDPADGSAGHDDVTAVVVTPDGRRVVSAGWRGPIHVLDLDGGQPVATIDVANVLGLRSPPTERMSSSPRSSTPGCSEYTTSPPVIRSLNMPSGYRPGWR; encoded by the coding sequence GTGACGGTGGCGCCGTTCTGGGGGCATGCCGGCGCGGTGTCCGCGGTGGCGGTGACACCCGACGGGCGTTCGGTCGTCAGCGGGGGCGCGGACGACGGCACGGTGCGGATCTGGGACCGGTCGACCGGCCGGGAACGGCTCCGCCTCACCACCGGCGCGTCCCGTGTGATGGCACTGGCGGTGACGCCGGACGGACAGCAGGTCGTCAGCGGCGACGACGGCGGCGCGGTACGGATCTGGGACCTGGACACGGGCCGGCAACGCGCCAGTTTCACCCATTGGCTGGAAGATCCCGCGGACGGATCGGCGGGGCACGACGACGTGACGGCGGTGGTGGTCACCCCCGACGGGCGGCGGGTGGTCAGCGCCGGGTGGCGCGGGCCGATCCACGTGCTGGACCTGGACGGCGGCCAGCCGGTGGCGACCATCGACGTCGCGAACGTGCTGGGCTTGCGCTCACCCCCGACGGAACGCATGTCGTCATCTCCCAGATCGTCGACGCCTGGTTGCTCCGAATACACGACCTCGCCACCGGTCATCAGGTCGCTGAACATGCCTTCGGGTTACCGGCCAGGTTGGCGCTGA